One Fulvia fulva chromosome 8, complete sequence DNA window includes the following coding sequences:
- a CDS encoding Cytochrome P450 monooxygenase cicH, with protein MYEDLRLHPAVGMSLPRVVPAGGITIAEKNRSRCQPWVVHRSEEVYGEDVDAFRPERWMKEDNGDMHRFFFTFGGGAMMYLGRNISWMEMSKPIPTLTLHFDKELAEPEKQWRLKCWWFVMQQGVNVKLKPRRREV; from the exons ATGTACGAAGACCTACGTCTGCACCCAGCAGTCGGCATGTCGCTCCCACGAGTCGTCCCCGCCGGCGGCATCACAATCGCAGAGAA GAATCGTAGTCGGTGTCAACCATGGGTAGTTCACCGCAGCGAGGAAGTCTACGGCGAGGATGTCGATGCTTTCAGACCGGAGCGGTGGATGAAGGAGGACAACGGCGATATGCATCGTTTCTTCTTCACATTCGGAGGTGGTGCGATGATGTATTTGGGGAGGAATATCAGTTGGATGGAGATGTCGAAGCCGATACCGACTTTGACCTTGCATTTTGATAAGGAGCTGGCGGAGCCGGAGAAGCAATGGAGGCTGAAGTGTTGGTGGTTTGTCATGCAGCAGGGCGTGAACGTGAAGCTGAAGCCGAGGCGGAGGGAAGTATGA